The Polaribacter sp. KT25b genome contains the following window.
ATTTTTTAATTGATGCCAATTGGTATACAAAAGTAACCAAAGGACATTTTGAAATTACAGAAAAATTAGACCTAGAAAAAGTTTCTAAATATGCAAAAACAAAAGGAGTTAAATTGATTTTGTATTATGATCGACATAAAGGTGATTTTGGTGATGATGAGTTATTTTCTCATTTTGCATCTTTAGGTATGAGTGGTATTAAATATGGCTTTATGGGAAATAATGTTTCTTTTACAAGTGATGCCATTCAGCAAAGTGCAAAAAATCATTTATTAGTAGATTTTCATGATTCACCGGTGCCTTTTACGGGTATGGAAAGAACTTTTCCGAATGCAATTACTAGAGAATATTGTCATGCACAACAAGACTCTAGAAAAGCATTTACACCAGAAACATTTGTAAAAATGGCTTTAGTAAATGCTATTCAAGGTCCGTTAGATATGAATAATGGAAACTTCGATTTGATAGGGATTAATAAAGGAGATCGATTAAAAGGGCCTAAAAAGAAAAACACCTATTTTTCTACAGTAACTTCTGAGGTCGCCAGAACATTGATTATTTATAGCGGATTGGTTTGCTTACCGGATGCACCAGAATCTTATAATAAAAAAGCAGACCTTTTTGAATTTATCGAAAAAATGCCAGTAGGTAAATGGGATGAAAGTAAAGTGCTTAGCAGTGAAATGGGAAGCTATATTTCTACAGCAAGAAGATTTGAGAAAGAATGGTTTGTAGGCTCTGTTACTAATGAAGAGGCAAGAACATTAGAGATCAAATTAGATTTTTTAGAAGAAGGAAAAACATACAATGTTACGTATTATCAAGACACTGAAAAAACACACGGAATAGAAAATCCAGAAGTATATCAAATAAAAAAAGGAATCGTTAAAAAAGGAGATGTCATAAAAGCAGTAATGGCTCCAGGTGGAGGACATTGTATGTGGATTAGACCAACAATAAATTAAATTTAAAAACATGAAGAATATAATTTCAATAATTGCAATAATTTTTTTGTTTTCATCTTGTAAGACAATAGAAAAAAAACAGGAAGTTTCTAAAAAACCAAATGTTCTTTTCATTTTAGTGGATGATTTAGGCTATGCAGATTTAAGTATCATGGGTAGTAAATATTATGAAACCCCAAGTATTGATAATATTGCAAATACAGGAACTGTTTTTACAAACGGATATGCCGCTTGTACAGTTTGTAGCCCTTCTAGAGCAAGTTTAATGACAGGACAATACCCAGCAAGACACGGTATAACTCAGTTTGAAGGAAAAAGAAATAGTGGGCAAGCTTGGAAAGAACGTAAACGTTATACAAAATTATTACCACCAGAATATAGAGATCATTTAGATACAAGCACAACTACAATAGCAGAAGCTTTTAAAGAGCAAGGTTACGCTACTTTTTTTGCAGGGAAATGGCATTTAGGAGGTAAAGCACAAGGGTCATTACCTACAGACCATGGTTTTGATGTTAATATTGGTGGATACGATGCAGGAGGGCCAAGTGGAGGATATTTTTCTCCATATAAGAATCCTTTTTTACCAAATTTACCAGAAGAAAAAGGATTAAACTTATCCATGAAACTTGCCAACGAAACGAACAAGTTTATTAAGAAAAATAAAGATAATCAGTTTTTTGCATACCTATCTTTTTATGCAGTTCATGGAGGAATTCAAACAACTAAAGAAAAGTGGACTAAGTATAGAAACAAAGCAGAAAAAATGGGAATTCATGAAAATGGATTTGAAATGGAACGTGTTTTACCGGCAAGAAAATACCAAGACAATCCTGTTTATGCAGGTTTAATAGAACATGTAGATGATGCCATTAGCACCGTGTTAAAAACATTAAAAGAGTTAGATTTAGATAAAAATACCATTGTTGTTTTTACATCAGATAATGGTGGGGTTACTTCTGGTGATAATTACTCAACCAATCAATTAAGCTTAAGAGGAGGAAAAGGATACCAGTGGGAAGGCGGAACTAGAGTTCCATTTTTTATAGATGTTCCTTGGATAAAACAAAGCGGCGCAAAAATAGATGTACCTGTTTCTGGGGTAGATTTATACCCAACTTTATTAGATTTAGCAGGATTACCTTTAAAACCAGAAGCACATAATGATGGAGTTAGTTTAAAACCATTATTATTAGGAGAAAAGATAGATGAAAGACCATTGTATTGGCATTATCCGCATTACGGAAATCAAGGTGGAGAACCAAGTTCTATTATTAGAAAGGGAAAATGGAAATTGATTTATTACTGGGAAGATTTACATGCAGAATTGTACAATTTAGATACGGATATAGGGGAACGAAATGATCTTGCAAATGCACAACCAGAAAGAGCAAAAGAAATGGAAGTTCAGCTATTAACTTGGTTAAAATCTATGAATACGCATTATGCACAAGTAGATCCAGAATGGGATGAAGCAGCACGTAAAAAGTGGTTAGAGAACCAGAAAACCAATAATTTACCAGGACGAGAAAAACAACGTAAAAAAATGTTAGATCCTAACTGGCAACCAAATAAAGATTGGTGGGGTAGTGAGGTAAAGAAATAGAAATTTTAAAATAAGTTTCTACAAAAAAATGTTATGAGAAAATCAGCTTTTTACTTATTGTCTTTATTGGTAATTATTTGTTTCGGTTGTCAAAATCAAGATATAGATATTTATGTGAGTCCAGTAGGAAATAATTTAAATAATGGAGCGAAAGAGACTCCTTTTAAAACAATAGAAAAAGCTCTAGAAAATGCTAAATCAATTAA
Protein-coding sequences here:
- a CDS encoding glycoside hydrolase family 97 catalytic domain-containing protein, encoding MPLNLATPNQIEDSSWIQPGKALWDWRVHNYKTADGFIYGVDTKSYLRFIDFAVEKNIQYFLIDANWYTKVTKGHFEITEKLDLEKVSKYAKTKGVKLILYYDRHKGDFGDDELFSHFASLGMSGIKYGFMGNNVSFTSDAIQQSAKNHLLVDFHDSPVPFTGMERTFPNAITREYCHAQQDSRKAFTPETFVKMALVNAIQGPLDMNNGNFDLIGINKGDRLKGPKKKNTYFSTVTSEVARTLIIYSGLVCLPDAPESYNKKADLFEFIEKMPVGKWDESKVLSSEMGSYISTARRFEKEWFVGSVTNEEARTLEIKLDFLEEGKTYNVTYYQDTEKTHGIENPEVYQIKKGIVKKGDVIKAVMAPGGGHCMWIRPTIN
- a CDS encoding sulfatase — its product is MKNIISIIAIIFLFSSCKTIEKKQEVSKKPNVLFILVDDLGYADLSIMGSKYYETPSIDNIANTGTVFTNGYAACTVCSPSRASLMTGQYPARHGITQFEGKRNSGQAWKERKRYTKLLPPEYRDHLDTSTTTIAEAFKEQGYATFFAGKWHLGGKAQGSLPTDHGFDVNIGGYDAGGPSGGYFSPYKNPFLPNLPEEKGLNLSMKLANETNKFIKKNKDNQFFAYLSFYAVHGGIQTTKEKWTKYRNKAEKMGIHENGFEMERVLPARKYQDNPVYAGLIEHVDDAISTVLKTLKELDLDKNTIVVFTSDNGGVTSGDNYSTNQLSLRGGKGYQWEGGTRVPFFIDVPWIKQSGAKIDVPVSGVDLYPTLLDLAGLPLKPEAHNDGVSLKPLLLGEKIDERPLYWHYPHYGNQGGEPSSIIRKGKWKLIYYWEDLHAELYNLDTDIGERNDLANAQPERAKEMEVQLLTWLKSMNTHYAQVDPEWDEAARKKWLENQKTNNLPGREKQRKKMLDPNWQPNKDWWGSEVKK